The following are encoded together in the bacterium genome:
- a CDS encoding tetratricopeptide repeat protein yields MAEAMEHYMLGVDAFKAGNIETAIEELEAATHLDHENHKAFTYLGVAYASQERYNAAIGAFKTAEQIAPGVASIHYNIAQAYEASGISSEAEYEYERALEIDPNYTKAREALDALKKRLHHI; encoded by the coding sequence ATGGCGGAAGCAATGGAACACTACATGCTCGGTGTTGATGCATTCAAGGCAGGCAACATCGAGACAGCTATCGAAGAGCTGGAGGCCGCAACTCATCTGGACCACGAAAATCACAAGGCATTTACCTATCTCGGCGTGGCATATGCGTCGCAGGAGCGGTATAATGCCGCGATAGGAGCATTTAAGACTGCAGAGCAGATTGCCCCTGGTGTTGCGAGTATTCATTACAACATAGCTCAGGCATATGAGGCAAGCGGAATATCATCTGAAGCCGAGTATGAATACGAACGGGCGTTGGAGATCGATCCGAACTACACCAAAGCAAGGGAAGCGCTGGACGCACTAAAAAAGCGTCTGCACCACATTTGA
- the ubiE gene encoding bifunctional demethylmenaquinone methyltransferase/2-methoxy-6-polyprenyl-1,4-benzoquinol methylase UbiE, which yields MSENDLKEAYVESLFSSIASKYDLLNSVLSLTRHKAWRRFAVSKSGMAQGGNALDVCCGTGDFAFELARRAGESGHIVGVDFSAPMIEIAKNKARHAGFGNIDFIVANACALPFADDTFDCATVGFGLRNVADLSKALGEMTRVVKPGGRVINLEISHVRSPLLRPFWKLYFYRLTPYTASLFHARRSAYEYLPNSVKSFLSREELAEHMESSGLCDVRYYDLMFGAVCVHVGVKA from the coding sequence ATGAGCGAAAACGATCTCAAAGAGGCTTACGTTGAAAGCCTCTTTTCGTCTATTGCTTCCAAGTATGATCTGCTCAACAGTGTCTTGAGCTTGACACGTCATAAGGCGTGGCGGCGGTTTGCTGTCTCGAAGTCCGGGATGGCGCAGGGTGGCAATGCGCTCGATGTCTGCTGCGGCACGGGAGATTTCGCGTTCGAGCTTGCCCGCAGGGCAGGGGAGTCAGGTCATATCGTTGGTGTGGATTTTTCGGCTCCGATGATCGAGATTGCGAAGAATAAGGCTAGACATGCTGGTTTTGGCAATATAGATTTTATTGTCGCGAATGCATGTGCGCTGCCGTTTGCTGACGATACATTCGATTGTGCAACGGTAGGCTTTGGACTCCGCAATGTGGCGGACCTGTCGAAAGCGCTTGGTGAGATGACGCGGGTGGTAAAGCCCGGGGGCAGGGTAATCAACCTTGAAATCAGCCATGTGCGCTCACCGCTGTTGAGGCCGTTTTGGAAACTGTATTTTTACCGTTTGACACCGTACACAGCATCGCTGTTCCATGCCAGGCGCAGCGCATATGAGTATCTGCCGAATTCCGTGAAGTCATTTTTGTCGCGTGAAGAATTGGCCGAACACATGGAGTCGAGCGGGTTGTGTGATGTGAGATATTATGACCTCATGTTCGGCGCTGTATGTGTGCATGTTGGTGTCAAAGCATGA
- a CDS encoding GAF domain-containing protein, with protein MKSTTLPSSGIFKSHQKVSKLVVTEGIRSTNPNAESLFEQITSSRTTYRRLVAGILLTTVLSIAAKMVLPAGYLNALGNSSTLMLAAGACVGFAGATYLLARFVLNCELRHLILASAFITIAEGHALQIILDIRMPGSLSAGWVSSAAWTISGILFACSAYVNTTCKTGTRRSALVQSLLVCLLVLVGPLIAVPYVIDGPLNTYISTMEQGSVPFLAAGMLTRLAAVVLYLVTLIGFFRRTYTNNDRMAGMICFAFIPLIVSLAFRMVSTTRFDDWSIISLILESLSWLAIMCGFCIQNAIMQREAQDRLQELDALHQVSWSVVGTGTLHDLLDLYARTHQEQLGVKVAAVYLVDETGYNLELYALRGPADCPGAIGKKYPVMSENRWPGFHTGHTAKAFLTKEVQVANDVFVDVEFIPWRMVASDDGCAVSLPLVVRNNSIGVVNLYFEDCKLLTRQRLRLLSIIAGAAAPAIASAMEKKNNQEPELGIAA; from the coding sequence ATGAAAAGTACCACTCTTCCCAGCAGTGGTATATTCAAGTCTCACCAGAAGGTGAGTAAGTTGGTAGTAACCGAAGGCATAAGGAGCACTAATCCAAACGCAGAATCTCTGTTCGAACAAATCACATCGAGCAGGACCACATATCGTCGTCTTGTTGCGGGGATACTGCTGACCACAGTATTATCAATTGCGGCAAAAATGGTGCTGCCTGCCGGCTATTTGAATGCTTTAGGGAACTCATCAACACTAATGCTTGCCGCGGGAGCTTGCGTTGGATTTGCCGGCGCCACTTACCTGCTTGCCAGATTCGTTCTCAACTGCGAACTTCGACACCTCATCCTTGCATCTGCATTTATTACCATAGCTGAAGGCCATGCCCTGCAGATCATCCTGGATATACGAATGCCCGGATCACTTTCCGCCGGTTGGGTGTCGTCTGCGGCATGGACTATTTCCGGCATATTATTCGCATGTTCTGCATATGTCAACACGACATGCAAAACAGGTACTCGGCGCAGCGCACTGGTCCAATCACTGCTTGTATGTCTACTCGTATTAGTAGGGCCGCTCATAGCAGTGCCTTATGTAATTGACGGTCCTTTAAACACTTATATCTCAACCATGGAACAGGGTTCCGTACCGTTTTTGGCAGCGGGAATGCTCACAAGACTTGCCGCAGTCGTGCTCTATCTTGTCACGCTTATCGGTTTTTTCCGCCGCACATATACAAATAACGACCGCATGGCAGGAATGATATGTTTTGCATTCATTCCGTTGATAGTCTCTCTGGCCTTTCGTATGGTATCGACCACACGATTTGACGATTGGTCCATAATCAGCTTGATACTTGAATCACTATCATGGCTGGCCATCATGTGCGGCTTTTGTATTCAGAATGCCATAATGCAGCGGGAAGCACAGGACAGGCTCCAAGAACTCGATGCTCTGCACCAGGTGTCATGGTCGGTTGTCGGCACCGGCACCTTGCATGACCTGTTGGACCTATATGCTCGCACGCATCAAGAACAGCTCGGCGTCAAAGTCGCTGCTGTTTACCTTGTCGATGAGACGGGTTACAATTTGGAACTGTATGCACTTCGCGGTCCTGCGGATTGCCCTGGAGCAATAGGAAAGAAGTATCCTGTTATGTCGGAAAACCGCTGGCCGGGATTTCATACCGGACACACCGCCAAAGCATTCCTCACAAAGGAGGTTCAGGTGGCCAATGACGTCTTCGTGGATGTGGAGTTTATTCCGTGGAGAATGGTCGCCTCTGATGATGGATGCGCGGTATCGCTGCCACTGGTGGTCCGCAATAATTCCATTGGGGTCGTAAATCTCTATTTTGAGGATTGCAAACTACTTACCAGGCAGCGCCTCCGACTGCTCAGCATAATAGCCGGAGCGGCTGCCCCCGCTATCGCAAGCGCGATGGAGAAGAAAAACAACCAGGAACCGGAACTCGGCATCGCTGCATGA
- the lnt gene encoding apolipoprotein N-acyltransferase has protein sequence MQKRNLLLAIISGFLLALAMPRPGIWPLAWAGLAPLLIAVHKSNTRQAAIYGFAAGLVYFGTILYWISIFGYLPWALVTIIESVFFAVFSAMAARFAPSRKGPLGYILVPAAWTAVQWLRSLGAYAFTWGSFAHTQAASHTVIQLASLAGPWLIDFLVCLVNVSLAEFIVSKSKRRAGAAAIALICILTVWTVGSAIIRTEPRMRPSTKVAIIQGNVDQDVVPNIDYLANTYVTYSTMSAKAVDEGAQIIVWPETTLPTPITDYTWGGILSGLAKKSNATYIIGAYAPSSDPHNPLYYNSALCYGPGGENLGTYHKVRLVPFGEFVPLRDYLPFLSSYGIRDQDVLPGESHNLIQTNIGKIGISICFESLFADISRNETKNGARALFVITNDAWFEHTSAAQGHLMMSQLRAVENRRYIVRGAATGISAIIDPYGRMQADLGIFKQGMVSGKIQPLDMLTPYTRSGDWPAYLCALISLVMVTTEFRRKRSKQSS, from the coding sequence ATGCAAAAACGTAACCTCTTATTAGCAATAATATCCGGCTTTCTCCTTGCCCTGGCAATGCCCAGGCCGGGAATATGGCCTCTGGCATGGGCTGGACTCGCGCCTCTACTTATCGCAGTCCATAAATCCAATACCCGTCAAGCCGCCATCTATGGTTTTGCCGCCGGGCTGGTATACTTCGGCACGATACTTTACTGGATATCCATATTCGGCTATCTGCCATGGGCTCTGGTCACCATAATAGAGTCGGTATTTTTCGCCGTATTCTCAGCTATGGCTGCCAGGTTTGCACCTTCGAGAAAAGGTCCGTTGGGATACATCCTTGTGCCTGCAGCATGGACTGCTGTGCAGTGGCTGCGCTCACTGGGCGCATATGCATTCACTTGGGGCAGCTTTGCGCACACTCAAGCAGCAAGTCATACAGTCATCCAGCTCGCCTCGTTGGCCGGACCCTGGCTCATAGACTTTCTGGTCTGCCTGGTCAATGTGTCTCTGGCTGAATTCATAGTTTCTAAATCTAAGAGACGAGCAGGCGCAGCCGCGATTGCACTTATTTGTATACTGACGGTCTGGACTGTCGGCAGCGCCATAATACGCACGGAGCCCCGAATGCGCCCAAGCACCAAAGTCGCTATAATCCAGGGCAATGTCGATCAAGACGTTGTGCCGAACATAGACTATCTCGCCAACACATATGTCACATACTCTACCATGAGCGCCAAGGCCGTCGATGAGGGCGCGCAGATTATAGTATGGCCTGAGACCACTTTGCCTACACCGATAACCGATTATACCTGGGGTGGCATCCTTTCAGGACTAGCGAAGAAGAGCAATGCGACCTATATCATAGGCGCATATGCCCCTTCGTCCGACCCACACAATCCACTCTACTATAACAGCGCCTTGTGCTACGGACCCGGCGGCGAAAACCTGGGAACATATCACAAGGTGAGGCTGGTGCCGTTCGGTGAGTTCGTGCCGTTGAGAGATTATCTGCCGTTCTTGAGCAGCTATGGCATCCGTGACCAGGACGTCCTGCCCGGCGAGTCACATAACCTGATACAGACCAATATCGGTAAGATCGGGATAAGCATCTGTTTCGAGTCGCTGTTTGCCGATATATCTCGAAATGAGACGAAAAACGGTGCACGTGCACTGTTCGTCATCACTAATGATGCATGGTTCGAGCACACGTCAGCCGCTCAGGGACATTTGATGATGTCTCAACTCAGAGCAGTCGAGAACAGGCGCTATATCGTGCGGGGCGCTGCAACAGGCATATCAGCCATCATTGATCCATACGGACGGATGCAAGCCGACCTCGGTATATTCAAACAGGGGATGGTTTCAGGTAAGATCCAGCCGCTGGATATGCTCACGCCATACACACGCTCAGGTGACTGGCCGGCATATCTCTGTGCTCTCATCAGCCTGGTCATGGTCACCACGGAGTTTCGCAGGAAGCGCAGCAAACAGTCTAGCTGA
- a CDS encoding DEAD/DEAH box helicase, which translates to MKYQDKLCVCRDCGQEFTFSVQEQKEFAKLGFNPPTRCTDCHEMRTARRRHSRGGDCSTHIAKCSICGKDAVLPFKPSDDKPIYCADCFKEHLAAKETPRRRKFVLRKANKPAHEAETKSIFSRFNFDTRIEHAILDAGYETPTAVQAAAIPIALAGDDLIGTAQTGTGKTAAFVLPILQHLLDNPVNTMRTRTIVLTPTRELAEQINESFKQLGKYAGIKSATVYGGVSMVAQQRALRGGVDVIVACPGRLLDHIDRGNTDFSCVEKLVLDEADRMLDMGFLPSIKRIIKRLPRKRQNMLFSATFAPELTKLAKDTLNDPKRVDVDICAPAKTVAHALYPCPQHLKTSLVLKILDKTDMNSVLIFTRTKHRANRVAEQIVRAGYGASALHSNKSQNQRQAALDDFRLGRCQILVATDIAARGLDVDSISHVINYDIPDTADTYIHRIGRTGRAEREGDAITLITKEDAGVVWDIEKAIGGPIERRKLDDFDYSVRPTTLTEFKRGPVQQGKPKGRRRNTAASVRTSPHYSRET; encoded by the coding sequence TTGAAATATCAGGACAAACTCTGCGTCTGCCGCGATTGTGGACAGGAGTTCACGTTCAGCGTGCAGGAGCAGAAGGAATTCGCCAAACTCGGCTTTAACCCGCCGACAAGATGTACGGATTGTCACGAAATGCGGACCGCAAGGCGCAGACACAGCCGTGGAGGTGACTGCTCGACACATATCGCCAAATGCTCGATTTGCGGGAAAGACGCGGTTCTCCCCTTCAAGCCATCAGATGATAAGCCAATATATTGCGCCGACTGCTTCAAAGAGCATCTGGCCGCGAAAGAAACGCCAAGGCGAAGGAAATTTGTGCTGCGCAAGGCGAATAAACCGGCTCATGAGGCCGAAACCAAGTCGATTTTCAGCCGTTTCAATTTCGATACTCGCATTGAGCATGCCATTCTGGACGCAGGATATGAAACTCCCACGGCTGTGCAGGCGGCGGCTATTCCTATTGCTCTGGCCGGAGATGACCTCATCGGCACTGCCCAGACCGGCACAGGCAAGACTGCGGCGTTTGTGCTGCCCATTCTCCAGCATCTTCTCGATAACCCGGTGAACACCATGCGCACGAGGACCATAGTCTTGACTCCGACCCGAGAGCTTGCCGAACAGATAAACGAGTCGTTCAAGCAACTGGGCAAGTATGCCGGGATCAAAAGTGCAACTGTCTATGGCGGTGTCAGCATGGTTGCTCAGCAGCGTGCGCTGCGAGGTGGAGTTGATGTAATTGTGGCTTGCCCTGGCAGGCTGCTCGATCATATTGATCGCGGCAACACCGACTTCTCCTGTGTTGAAAAACTGGTGCTCGATGAAGCGGACAGAATGCTGGATATGGGTTTTCTTCCTTCGATCAAGCGCATTATTAAGCGTCTGCCGCGCAAGCGTCAGAATATGCTCTTCTCGGCGACATTTGCGCCTGAGCTTACAAAACTTGCCAAGGATACTCTTAATGATCCAAAGCGTGTGGATGTGGACATCTGTGCCCCCGCGAAAACCGTTGCGCATGCTCTCTATCCGTGCCCTCAGCACTTGAAGACTTCGCTGGTCTTAAAGATACTCGACAAGACCGATATGAACTCAGTGCTGATATTCACTCGCACAAAGCATCGCGCAAATCGTGTGGCTGAGCAGATCGTGAGGGCGGGTTACGGAGCATCAGCGCTGCACTCGAACAAGTCTCAAAACCAGAGACAGGCTGCTCTGGACGATTTTCGTCTGGGTCGATGCCAGATACTGGTTGCGACCGATATTGCGGCGCGCGGGCTGGATGTGGACAGCATATCGCATGTAATCAACTACGATATCCCGGATACGGCTGACACATATATCCATCGGATAGGGCGTACGGGCAGGGCGGAGCGTGAAGGCGATGCGATCACATTGATAACAAAAGAAGACGCAGGTGTTGTCTGGGACATAGAGAAAGCCATCGGCGGACCGATAGAGCGTCGCAAGCTCGATGACTTCGACTACTCTGTGCGCCCGACCACATTAACCGAATTCAAACGCGGTCCCGTTCAACAGGGCAAGCCGAAAGGTCGGAGACGTAATACAGCAGCATCGGTTCGCACTAGCCCGCATTATTCACGAGAAACGTGA
- a CDS encoding polyprenyl synthetase family protein: MNARVLNSRSENLHPGWTSPIATELDQVERIIESSIRSEVSVAFDLSMHLYSAGGKRIRPALVLLSALACNKGVDIDRVGSLAAATELVHMASLVHDDVVDETHERRGTSTANSTWGNKLSVLGGDFLLSKAFSLLGANGDVEILRTLSSMAVGMAESEMLQAQSEGSVQAWQRNYDKIIQGKTASFMRACCECGAILGGADNEQRKALTEYGMMLGHAFQITDDILDIVGDPVETGKDVGSDLVNGKFTLPVLIAWDKPEFGEVKPLLIERPLTPENAKVVARRIVECGAVDEAHASAQKCVSRACAGLSDMPESDYICALRSLAEFVIGRRV; encoded by the coding sequence ATGAACGCTCGTGTTTTGAATTCGAGAAGCGAAAATTTGCATCCCGGGTGGACGAGTCCTATCGCGACTGAGTTGGACCAGGTCGAGCGGATCATAGAGTCCTCAATAAGGTCAGAGGTCTCAGTGGCGTTTGACCTCTCCATGCATCTCTATTCAGCGGGCGGAAAACGTATACGACCGGCACTTGTTCTGCTTAGTGCACTGGCATGCAATAAGGGTGTCGATATTGACCGGGTCGGAAGTCTGGCGGCGGCAACGGAACTGGTTCACATGGCTTCACTGGTGCATGATGATGTGGTCGACGAGACGCATGAGCGCAGGGGCACGAGCACTGCAAACAGCACCTGGGGCAACAAGCTGAGCGTCTTGGGCGGTGACTTTCTGCTCTCGAAGGCATTTTCTCTGCTGGGAGCGAATGGCGACGTCGAAATATTGCGGACACTCTCCTCAATGGCAGTGGGTATGGCGGAAAGCGAGATGCTCCAGGCGCAGAGTGAGGGCAGCGTACAGGCGTGGCAGCGCAACTATGACAAGATAATCCAGGGAAAGACCGCATCATTTATGCGCGCATGCTGCGAGTGTGGTGCGATACTGGGTGGAGCAGATAATGAACAGCGCAAAGCCCTTACAGAATACGGTATGATGCTCGGACATGCTTTTCAGATCACTGACGATATCCTGGATATAGTCGGTGACCCTGTCGAGACAGGCAAAGATGTGGGTTCGGACCTCGTCAATGGTAAGTTTACTCTGCCGGTGCTGATTGCATGGGATAAACCGGAGTTTGGAGAGGTTAAACCGCTGCTTATCGAAAGGCCTCTTACGCCGGAGAATGCGAAAGTAGTTGCTCGCCGGATTGTCGAGTGCGGTGCTGTGGACGAAGCACACGCCTCGGCGCAGAAATGTGTTTCCCGTGCATGCGCCGGACTTAGTGATATGCCGGAATCTGATTACATATGCGCTCTCAGATCACTGGCTGAGTTCGTTATCGGACGTAGAGTCTAA
- a CDS encoding tetratricopeptide repeat protein: MSGKQNTISVCMIVRDEEKYLPECLESVKGFADEIVVVDTGSTDKTIEIAESYGAKVYHYEWNDNFSDARNKSIDMATCDWIFILDADERLDEQSKSVIRQGIDEGKYDIFSIFQSSRCRDYSDVETNYYNSETIRIWRKCPSIRYEGRVHEAISNNGDVNVDGATINAVIYHEGYLPEIIEQRHKDERNIKLMQIELDNNPDSLHYIFHMAKQHHTSRNYEQALAYFKSAEKLLSPKHNKLATSVYSYIASINCTLGRCKEALDALDQAEKRGIKHPEISYNKGRTLLIMGRYEEALDCFKEAINVKQRAKWGDLSVCDYKADWGTSAALLGLKKFDKAIEKARQVLEKNPDYHPAHMVLIQAYLATGQLDALGSLLLSMRKFDQNTLNTAHRVIAAYESQGRISEVRDICRHIVECGHDSADIRFKLGVCAESQGELPDAEIHYKCAIELDDKCVEAYNNLALLYAQNGLVSEGLDMLSDAIDNRADYANTYFNAGDILYAIEQYSTAADMYQAGLLRCPDHAPGYFTLGNCYYQMSAFDAAVLAYKQALVLRPDYPEAANNLALIVKAA, encoded by the coding sequence ATGAGCGGCAAGCAAAACACAATATCAGTGTGTATGATCGTACGTGATGAAGAAAAGTATCTGCCCGAGTGCCTCGAAAGTGTGAAGGGATTTGCGGACGAGATAGTGGTCGTCGATACCGGCTCGACTGACAAAACCATCGAGATTGCCGAGTCGTATGGCGCGAAAGTCTATCACTATGAGTGGAACGATAACTTCTCCGATGCCCGCAACAAGTCGATAGACATGGCTACATGCGACTGGATATTCATACTCGATGCCGATGAACGTCTGGACGAGCAGTCAAAGTCCGTGATCCGGCAGGGCATAGATGAGGGCAAATACGATATCTTCAGCATATTTCAATCCAGTCGATGCCGCGATTATTCCGATGTGGAGACGAACTATTATAACAGTGAGACCATTCGCATATGGCGCAAGTGCCCGTCGATCCGATATGAAGGCAGAGTTCATGAGGCTATCTCCAACAATGGTGATGTGAATGTAGACGGCGCGACGATCAACGCTGTTATTTATCATGAGGGCTATCTGCCCGAGATCATAGAGCAGAGACATAAAGATGAGCGCAATATTAAACTGATGCAGATCGAGCTGGATAATAATCCAGACAGTCTGCATTATATCTTCCATATGGCAAAACAGCACCATACCAGTCGTAATTACGAGCAGGCTCTTGCCTACTTCAAGTCAGCCGAAAAGCTCCTGTCGCCCAAGCACAATAAACTCGCGACCAGCGTCTACAGCTATATTGCCAGCATAAATTGCACATTGGGCAGATGCAAGGAAGCGCTTGATGCTCTGGATCAGGCGGAAAAGCGCGGTATTAAGCATCCTGAGATATCATATAACAAAGGCAGGACGCTGCTGATAATGGGAAGATATGAGGAGGCTCTCGACTGCTTCAAAGAGGCTATCAATGTAAAGCAACGTGCGAAATGGGGTGACCTTTCGGTCTGCGACTACAAGGCCGACTGGGGTACGAGCGCCGCACTGCTGGGACTCAAGAAATTCGACAAAGCCATCGAGAAGGCAAGGCAAGTTCTTGAGAAGAACCCGGACTATCACCCGGCGCACATGGTCCTAATTCAGGCATATCTGGCCACCGGCCAATTGGATGCGCTTGGCAGTCTCCTGCTTTCAATGCGGAAATTTGACCAGAACACTCTGAACACGGCGCACAGAGTTATAGCGGCGTATGAGTCTCAAGGTCGAATCTCTGAGGTGAGAGACATATGTCGGCATATCGTCGAGTGTGGTCATGACAGCGCCGATATCCGGTTCAAGCTAGGTGTTTGCGCTGAATCTCAGGGAGAGTTACCTGATGCAGAGATTCATTATAAGTGTGCAATAGAACTCGACGACAAATGCGTTGAAGCATACAATAACCTGGCTCTGCTTTATGCGCAAAATGGTCTGGTCTCCGAAGGGTTGGATATGCTCTCGGATGCTATTGATAATCGTGCCGACTATGCAAACACGTATTTCAATGCCGGAGACATACTGTATGCAATCGAGCAATATTCTACCGCAGCCGATATGTACCAGGCCGGATTGCTCAGGTGTCCCGATCATGCTCCGGGCTATTTCACATTGGGCAATTGCTATTACCAGATGTCCGCATTTGATGCGGCTGTGCTTGCATATAAGCAGGCTCTGGTGCTGCGACCTGATTATCCTGAAGCAGCAAACAACCTTGCTCTTATCGTGAAAGCAGCCTGA
- a CDS encoding 50S ribosomal protein L25 — protein sequence MDKLQIEANYRSDMSKGYTKQLRRNGFVTANVFGHGAESVAVEVKLQDLLDQIKQSDTGVKSLIDLKIKGAPKKVDGTVIIKNYIKDPLTRKLLDVQFQRISMKEKVHVGVPIELIGEAPGVKNGGILEQMLDELPVSCLPGDIPAKIDVDISGLEVGNHIRVDELAVGESIDVLADPEALVVNCRAPHIVVEEEAGAAEEEAPSAEAASETEA from the coding sequence ATGGATAAGTTGCAAATCGAAGCGAATTACCGCTCTGATATGAGTAAAGGTTACACCAAACAGCTCAGACGCAATGGTTTTGTGACCGCAAACGTCTTTGGTCACGGCGCGGAATCTGTGGCGGTTGAAGTCAAACTGCAGGATCTGCTGGACCAGATCAAACAATCAGATACAGGTGTCAAATCTCTCATTGATCTCAAGATCAAGGGCGCGCCGAAAAAAGTGGACGGCACGGTGATTATAAAGAACTATATCAAGGATCCGCTGACACGCAAGCTCCTTGATGTGCAGTTCCAGCGCATATCGATGAAGGAAAAGGTTCACGTTGGAGTGCCGATCGAGTTGATCGGAGAAGCACCCGGTGTCAAGAACGGCGGTATACTTGAGCAGATGCTCGATGAACTGCCCGTAAGCTGTCTGCCGGGCGATATTCCGGCAAAGATCGATGTGGACATCAGTGGGCTTGAAGTGGGTAACCACATCCGCGTTGACGAACTGGCTGTCGGTGAAAGTATCGATGTACTCGCCGACCCTGAGGCGCTGGTTGTCAATTGCAGGGCTCCTCATATTGTTGTGGAGGAAGAGGCCGGAGCGGCTGAAGAGGAAGCTCCGAGTGCTGAGGCTGCTTCGGAGACAGAAGCCTAA